Part of the Metarhizium brunneum chromosome 6, complete sequence genome is shown below.
TCCACCTTGTCGGCCGCCGGCAATGGTGGTCCATGAGGCCATCGCAAATGTTATATTGACGCCCCGTATTTGATGCATGTTGCACAAGGTGGATATCTTGCCTAGAATAGAAAATAAACCAATTGCTTGGCAAATCGGATCTCGCTGGTTGCACTGCATGGCCATATGCAAACTAATAAAGAGCCATGCCCTTTGATACGCCTTGTGACTAATGAAAGCGAACGGAGATGCCGTCATAGTTGCCACATGTAACCTGTCACTATTTTCGGCGTGTTCGGATGCGCCGCATACAACCTCAATCTTGAGAGAATACCGAGCTCATTTCGCACTGATAAGGCCTGGCTGTACTTGGTCGATGAGCTTGGAGCTGACCATATTCTCCTTATCAAATACACCCTCGCCCATATCTTTGCGAAAGACAAACCATGTTCTGTGCTCCTTTACTCACTAGACCCGACACTTTTGAAAGACTTGATTGTCTCTGCTCGAATAcaatcatggccaccaccaccaccaccacattGGAAACCATTCGTCCTCAGGATATGACATGTTGGTCGCAAGCCACCCCTCCGCGCTCCAATGGAAACACCACATACCTAGAAGACAAGGTTGGTATGACGTGAACTCGATAAGAAAAAAGAGTTGCTCACCCAAGACCAGGTTCTGACTGCACCTCTGGATTATTTGCGAGAGTCGCCCGGAAAAGATATCCGTGGCGGCTTAACGAACGCATTCAACCAGTTCCTTTGCGTCCCAGAGGAAAAGGTCACTGTGATAAAACGCATCATTGATCTACTCCACAACGCCTCTCTGCTGTAAGTTTACGTCGTCGTCATGCAAGCTTTGCCAAAGTGATACTGACAAGTTGTAGCATTGACGATATTCAGGACTCGTCCAAACTACGACGGGGCGTCCCCGTTGCCCACAGCATCTTTGGCATTGCGCAGACCATAAACTCCGCCAACCTAGCCTACTTCATGGCCCAAAAAGAGTTGGACCAGCTCACGAACCCGCGCGCAtatgccatcttcaccgaGGAGCTAGTCAACCTACACCGCGGCCAAGGCATGGAGCTTCACTGGCGAGACTCGCTACACTGCCCAACCGAGCAAGAGTACATGCGCATGATTCAAAACAAAACCGGGGGCCTGTTCCGCCTCGCGATCCGGCTGATGCAGGGTGAAAGCTCCAGCAAACGCGACTTCGTCCCGCTGGTAGAGACTCTCGGAGCCCTGTTTCAGATTCGGGACGACTATCAAAACTTGCAAAGTGACGTGTATTCAAAGAATAAGGGCTACTGCGAGGACATATCTGAAGGCAAATTCTCGTATCCCATTATTCATAGTATTCGATCGCGCCCGGGGGATCTGCGACTGCTGAATATTTTGAAGCAGCGCAGTGAGGATCCCATGGTGAAGGAGTACGCGGTTGGATATATAGAGTCTACGGGAAGTTTTGTCTACTCGCGACAAAAGATTGAGTCTTTGCTtcagcaggccaaggcgcAGTTGGCGGATTTGGAAAATGGTACAAACCGTGGAGAGAAGATGCGGGCAATTCTCAAGATGTTGGAGTTGAAATAATCCATACAATCAGCCTAGTCAATTTGAAtgttattttatttttatcaAATTCGCCAAACATGCAGAGTAGTTAAAATAGAGACGAGGCGCTGCTCTCATTACTAAATCTGGGCGAACTCTTGCCGCGTTTGGCCATTTCGACATCATGGTAAAATTACCGGTTAATTTCCTACCTCATTGTGAGAAAAGTAGCAGAGTGGACTGGGAAGTTCGgatctttttttaatttcgTCAAGTTTGCGAGAGCTTTGGTGACATATCACTTACAACGTTTCATTACTTGCCACGGCAGATTGAGCTTATCAATACCCTTCTTTGATAAGAAAGAACATACGATTTTTCTGCAGCGCCCATAGAAGCTGCAGGAGCTCTCATGCGTTAATTCTCAAGTCTCAATACGCAACCATGCTCATGGTAGGGGCGAGGACAAGATAACAATGCGGAATTTGCCTCATGTCACCCAACCACTTGATATTCTCACCCACGTCTGGGAGTCCACTTCTCTGCGATGGTATCCAACAATGTCACAATTTTGACGCCTGTACCGAGGTCGCAAACAGAGTGTGGTTGTATTTGGCCATTGAACTACCTATC
Proteins encoded:
- the ltmG gene encoding Geranylgeranyl pyrophosphate synthase ltmG; translated protein: MATTTTTTLETIRPQDMTCWSQATPPRSNGNTTYLEDKVLTAPLDYLRESPGKDIRGGLTNAFNQFLCVPEEKVTVIKRIIDLLHNASLLIDDIQDSSKLRRGVPVAHSIFGIAQTINSANLAYFMAQKELDQLTNPRAYAIFTEELVNLHRGQGMELHWRDSLHCPTEQEYMRMIQNKTGGLFRLAIRLMQGESSSKRDFVPLVETLGALFQIRDDYQNLQSDVYSKNKGYCEDISEGKFSYPIIHSIRSRPGDLRLLNILKQRSEDPMVKEYAVGYIESTGSFVYSRQKIESLLQQAKAQLADLENGTNRGEKMRAILKMLELK